A genomic region of Pelodiscus sinensis isolate JC-2024 chromosome 19, ASM4963464v1, whole genome shotgun sequence contains the following coding sequences:
- the LOC142818972 gene encoding collagen alpha-3(V) chain-like: MGPVGVQGPPGRPGSEGLRGIPGPAGEQGLLGAPGQAGPPGPMGPTGLPGLKGDPGYKGDKGHAGLIGLIGPQESWGRRATRGCLATKGPQGPKGDPGLTGPIGPPGPPGSPGLAGPLGQKGSKGSPGALGPRGDTGPPGPPGPPGHPAEGEPQPLGGGQRRRRAAEEDEGGLEEVFASLSSLRTEIEQLRRPLGTPESPAHICKELHLCHPHFPDGEYWIDPNQGCARDAIKVFCNFTAGGETCLFPDEKFKSVRLAAWSKETPGSWYSTFRRGRKFSYVDTAGTPLGVTQLTFLRLLSAGARQTFTLTCQHVAAWYHAGAASYAQALRLRGANGEELGHNHTAAPVRALHDSCQLRQGQARTVLEVTTSRLEQLPLVDVAVPDFGAAHQKFGFELGPVCFVG, encoded by the exons ATGGGccctgtgggggtgcagggccccccTGGCCGGCCTGGCTCAGAAGGTCTGCGAGGGATCCCTGGCCCAGCC ggggagcaggggctgctgggggccccggggcaggcggggccaCCAGGCCCCATG GGCCCCACAGGTTTGCCCGGCCTCAAGGGCGACCCCGGCTACAAGGGCGACAAG GGCCACGCCGGGCTCATCGGACTGATCGGCCCCCaggagagctgggggagaagggcgACCAGGGGCTGCCTGGCAACCAAGGGGCCCCAGGGCCCCAAAGGAGACCCA GGCTTGACTGGCCCCATTGGACCCCCAGGGCCTCCCGGATCCCCAGGGCTTGCG ggGCCGCTGGGCCAGAAGGGCTCCAAGGGGTCACCG GGCGCTCTGGGCCCCAGAGGGGACACGGGACCCCCTGGACCACCAGGGCCACCG GGCCACCCGGCAGAGGGGGAGCCGCAGCCCCTAGGGGGAGGCCAGAGGAGACGCCGGGCGGCGGAGGAGGACGAGGGGGGCCTGGAGGAGGTGTTCGCTTCGCTCAGCTCCCTGCGCACCGAGATCGAACAGCTGAGACGCCCCCTGGGCACCCCCGAGAGTCCCGCCCACATCTGCAAGGAGCTGCACCTGTGTCACCCCCACTTCCCCGACG gtgagTATTGGATCGACCCCAACCAGGGCTGCGCCCGCGACGCCATCAAGGTTTTCTGCAACTTCACGGCAGGTGGCGAAACCTGCCTGTTCCCGGACGAGAAATTCAAGAGt GTgcgcctggctgcctggagcaagGAGACGCCGGGGAGCTGGTACAGCACCttcaggaggggcaggaag TTCTCCTACGTGGACACGGCCGGGACCCCGCTGGGCGTGACCCAACTCACCTTCCTGCGGCTGCTGAGCGCGGGCGCCCGCCAGACCTTCACGCTGACCTGCCAGCACGTGGCCGCCTGGTACCACGCCGGCGCCGCCAGCTACGCCCAGGCCCTGCGGCTCCGCGGCGCCAACGGCGAGGAGCTGGGACACAACCACACCGCGGCGCCCGTCCGCGCCCTCCACGACAGCTGCCAG CTGCGGCAGGGCCAGGCTCGCACGGTGCTGGAGGTGACGACGTCgcggctggagcagctgccgctGGTGGACGTGGCCGTCCCGGACTTCGGAGCCGCCCACCAGAAGTTTGGCTTTGAGCTGGGCCCTGTCTGCTTCGTGGGCTGA
- the LOC102458630 gene encoding uncharacterized protein LOC102458630 gives MGERGHPGSPGPPGEQGLPGAAGREGAKGDPGPAGLPGKNGPPGLPGFPGARAPPGQTGPAGLKGREGPPGPPGPTGAPGERGPSGAAGGIGLPGHGGEQGPPGPAGEKGAPGERGPTGPAGHDGIQGPGGLPGPAGPPGPGGEDGDKGEMGGPGQKGSKGDKGEAGPPGPTGIQGPVGHPGSAGVDGEPGRRGQQGMFGQKGDEGARGFPGLSGPAGLQGMPGPQGDKGESGDVGPMGPPGAAGPRGAQGPAGGDGPLGMPGGAGQPGAVGDKGEPGEAGDPGAPGEPGRRGVKGDVGEKESPGHRALLGLLAREGPQERMEPKGNLVSTPPL, from the exons GGTGACCCCGGCCCAGCCGGCCTGCCTGGGAAGaacggcccccccggcctcccagggttccctggtgcCAGGGCCCCGCCCGGCCAGACG GGGCCCGCCGGCCTGAAGGGCAGGGAAGGGCCCCCAGGTCCCCCCGGCCCCACG GGCGCCCCTGGTGAGCGAGGCCCCTCGGGGGCAGCTGGAGGCATCGGGCTGCCAGGCcatggaggggagcagggcccccccggccccgctggggagaagggggccccG GGGGAGAGGGGCCCGACGGGGCCGGCCGGGCACGACGGGATCCAAGGCCCCGGGGGCCtgccaggcccagctgggcccccgGGCCCCGGCGGCGAGGACGGTGACAAG GGGGAAATGGGGGGCCCTGGCCAGAAGGGGAGCAAGGGGGACAAGGGTGAGGCG GGCCCGCCAGGACCCACCGGTATCCAGGGACCCGTCGGGCACCCTGGCTCCGCG GGAGTGGATGGGGAGCCCGGCCGACGTGGGCAGCAGGGGATGTTTGGACAGAAGGGAGACGAGGGGGCACGGGGATTCCCTGGCCTGAGCGGCCCTGCTGGATTGCAG GGCATGCCGGGCCCACAGGGCGACAAAGGCGAGAGTGGAGATGTTGGCCCCATG GGCCCCCCTGGCGCTGCCGGACCCCGTGGGGCGCAGGGCCCTGCTGGCGGCGAT GGCCCTCTGGGGATGCCCGGTGGAGCGGGGCAGCCGGGCGCCGTCGGGGACAAG GGGGAGCCGGGCGAGGCAGGAGACCCCGGAGCCCCAGGGGAGCCAGGCCGGCGG GGTGTGAAAGGAGacgtgggggagaaggagagtcCGGGCCATCGGGCgctgctggggctcctggcaaGAGAGGGCCCCCAGGAGAGGATGGAGCCAAAAGGCAACCTGGTGagt ACTCCACCTCTGTAG